A single Pseudomonadota bacterium DNA region contains:
- a CDS encoding COX15/CtaA family protein, whose protein sequence is MNILQINGVGKISAPHQKQVISWLAICGFLVFCMIIVGGATRLTHSGLSIVEWEPLVGTIPPLNYVDWVKVFDEYKGSPEYQLVNYDMSLDEFKVIFWWEYFHRLLGRLIGLVFFIPFAYFSLTRRLNSGLIARLLGIFALGGLQGGMGWYMVASGLIDDPNVSHYRLTAHLAIAFLIFGAITWTALSVVYPSKANLNIPAKSMYKFSIMINLVLFIMVLSGGFVAGLRAGLIYNTWPLMGDSFIPPDLFILSPFWTNFVENMTTVQFDHRVIAYILALLIPIFWFKLRQIDVPSYAKKFSSLMLCLFIAQIILGISTLVSGVPVILGVAHQAIGSLLFITSLAVTHSISSRKGLI, encoded by the coding sequence ATGAATATACTTCAAATAAACGGTGTAGGAAAAATTTCGGCACCTCATCAAAAACAAGTCATCAGCTGGTTGGCTATCTGCGGGTTCCTGGTGTTTTGCATGATCATTGTTGGTGGTGCAACACGCCTCACCCACTCAGGGTTATCTATCGTCGAATGGGAGCCGCTTGTTGGTACAATTCCACCGCTCAATTATGTCGACTGGGTCAAGGTTTTTGATGAATATAAAGGCAGTCCAGAGTACCAGCTAGTCAACTACGACATGTCACTTGATGAATTCAAAGTGATCTTTTGGTGGGAGTATTTCCATAGACTGCTAGGACGCCTCATTGGCCTAGTCTTTTTTATACCATTCGCTTACTTCTCGCTTACGAGGCGCCTCAATAGCGGTTTAATCGCCCGTCTGCTAGGTATATTTGCGCTGGGTGGACTTCAAGGAGGCATGGGTTGGTACATGGTCGCAAGCGGACTCATCGATGATCCAAATGTCAGTCACTATCGCCTAACAGCTCACCTCGCAATCGCGTTTCTAATTTTTGGGGCAATCACTTGGACAGCTTTATCAGTAGTCTATCCCTCAAAGGCCAATTTAAATATTCCAGCGAAGAGCATGTACAAATTTTCAATAATGATTAACCTGGTGTTATTCATTATGGTTTTATCCGGCGGGTTCGTAGCCGGATTGAGAGCAGGACTAATTTACAACACCTGGCCGCTAATGGGAGATAGTTTTATTCCGCCCGATCTTTTCATACTCTCACCCTTCTGGACTAATTTCGTTGAGAATATGACCACGGTACAGTTCGATCATCGAGTCATTGCCTACATTCTCGCACTTTTAATCCCCATATTTTGGTTCAAACTACGACAAATAGACGTACCAAGCTATGCCAAGAAATTTTCTAGCTTAATGCTGTGCCTATTCATTGCACAAATCATCCTTGGTATATCTACCCTAGTTTCAGGGGTCCCCGTAATTCTTGGCGTGGCTCATCAGGCAATCGGTTCGTTGCTATTTATAACAAGCCTTGCCGTTACTCATTCAATCTCTTCTCGGAAAGGATTGATCTAA
- a CDS encoding 3-keto-5-aminohexanoate cleavage protein: protein MANKVIITCAVTGAIHTPSMSRYLPVTPEEIAEAAIGAAEAGAAIVHLHARDPKNGKPTQDPDMFRKFLPTIAKNSDVVINITTGGAPNMSIEERLQPAMQLKPEVASLNMGSMNFGLYEMLNRFKDFKYDWERPYLEESDDRIFKNTFKDIAFILESCGNNNTRFEIECYDIGHLYTAAHFIDRGLIKPPFLIQSVFGVRGGIGPHAEDVMHMKRTADRLFGDSYLWSVLGGGSNQMYVAAQSAVMGGNVRVGLEDSLWGGKGKLATSNAEQVTKIKRIMEDLGLQTATPDEARSMLKLKGRDQVNF, encoded by the coding sequence ATGGCCAATAAAGTAATTATCACGTGTGCTGTGACGGGCGCAATCCACACGCCATCAATGTCACGCTATCTCCCAGTTACCCCAGAGGAAATTGCTGAGGCCGCGATAGGTGCCGCTGAGGCTGGAGCAGCCATCGTTCACTTACATGCCAGGGATCCGAAAAATGGCAAGCCAACTCAGGATCCTGACATGTTTCGTAAATTTTTGCCGACAATTGCTAAAAATAGCGATGTTGTCATCAACATCACGACAGGTGGAGCACCGAACATGAGTATCGAGGAGAGACTGCAGCCGGCAATGCAACTAAAACCAGAAGTAGCCTCTCTAAACATGGGCTCCATGAACTTTGGGCTCTACGAAATGCTGAACCGTTTCAAAGATTTTAAATATGATTGGGAGCGACCGTATCTAGAAGAATCTGACGATCGTATTTTTAAAAATACATTTAAAGATATTGCTTTCATTTTAGAATCTTGTGGCAACAATAACACTAGATTCGAGATTGAGTGCTATGATATTGGACATCTATACACTGCGGCACACTTCATTGATCGCGGTCTGATTAAACCTCCATTCCTTATTCAATCTGTGTTTGGCGTACGAGGTGGTATCGGTCCTCATGCCGAAGACGTGATGCATATGAAACGCACAGCGGACCGACTGTTTGGGGACAGTTACTTATGGTCAGTACTCGGCGGTGGCAGCAATCAGATGTACGTTGCGGCGCAGTCTGCAGTCATGGGTGGTAACGTACGAGTAGGTCTGGAGGATAGCTTATGGGGCGGCAAAGGAAAACTCGCGACATCCAATGCTGAACAAGTTACCAAAATCAAAAGAATTATGGAAGATCTAGGACTCCAAACTGCAACCCCAGACGAAGCTCGGTCGATGCTAAAACTAAAAGGCAGAGATCAAGTCAATTTCTGA
- a CDS encoding 3-hydroxyacyl-CoA dehydrogenase produces the protein MKNIAIIGSGLIGRAWSIVFARANYPVMLYDNANGAVRQAIELIGHGLADLKKYGLIDEDPITILSRITHAQSLEEAVSKADYVQENTSENLDIKKEVFSTLDQLAPDHCILASSTSTIQTSLFSEHLKGRHRCLVAHPVNPPHIVPIVEISPAQWTSPEVTQKTYDLHQQVGQVPIIVKKEVAGFVLNRLQAALLREAWRLVQEDYVSVEDLDKTMKDGLGLRWAFMGPFETIDLNAPGGIADYAVRFGGAYSEMMSNINYPNWTVELVKKVESERRKIMPFSEHHERESWRDQHLMALIAHKRNNKLHN, from the coding sequence ATGAAAAATATTGCCATCATCGGTTCAGGGCTCATCGGGCGCGCATGGTCCATAGTGTTCGCGAGGGCGAACTATCCAGTCATGCTATACGACAACGCCAACGGCGCGGTCAGGCAAGCAATTGAGTTGATTGGCCACGGACTTGCTGATCTCAAAAAATATGGCTTGATCGATGAGGATCCCATAACAATTCTCAGTCGTATCACACATGCCCAATCGCTTGAGGAAGCAGTATCAAAGGCCGATTATGTACAAGAGAACACCTCAGAGAATCTTGACATCAAAAAAGAGGTATTCAGCACACTAGACCAGCTCGCACCTGACCATTGCATCCTTGCAAGTTCGACATCGACCATACAAACATCTCTGTTCAGTGAACACTTAAAGGGTCGGCACCGGTGTCTTGTGGCTCACCCCGTTAATCCGCCACACATTGTACCGATCGTCGAAATCTCGCCGGCGCAGTGGACCAGCCCTGAGGTTACTCAAAAAACGTATGACCTTCATCAACAAGTCGGACAAGTACCGATTATTGTCAAAAAGGAGGTGGCAGGTTTTGTTCTCAACAGGCTACAAGCGGCATTATTACGAGAAGCCTGGCGTCTTGTCCAAGAAGATTATGTTTCAGTAGAAGACTTGGACAAAACAATGAAAGACGGCTTAGGACTCAGGTGGGCATTTATGGGGCCTTTTGAGACCATAGACCTCAATGCCCCCGGCGGAATTGCCGATTACGCAGTTCGCTTTGGCGGTGCCTATTCAGAAATGATGAGCAACATCAACTATCCCAATTGGACTGTAGAGTTAGTAAAAAAGGTGGAGTCTGAGCGAAGAAAGATCATGCCATTTTCAGAACATCATGAAAGAGAATCCTGGAGAGATCAACATTTGATGGCGCTCATTGCCCACAAACGAAACAACAAATTACATAATTAG
- the tsaB gene encoding tRNA (adenosine(37)-N6)-threonylcarbamoyltransferase complex dimerization subunit type 1 TsaB translates to MVNILAIETSTDLCSVALSVSGELLILEKRVGQRHSEEILPMIDQLILKSGISLNQIDVIAFGAGPGSFTGVRLACGVAQGLAFGVDVPVVPVSSLEALAQATNYDKVLICQDARMSQVYSASYKRKDKSWIQFTEPCVCDPQEVNVPLGDGWIACGSGFISYAQEFKPYFGLSGLVVDVDYASPSAKEVLLIAEREFKNGQCVAAENAAPIYVRNKVALTLDEQVSR, encoded by the coding sequence ATGGTGAATATCCTGGCGATTGAAACATCCACAGATTTGTGTTCAGTTGCGTTGTCAGTCAGTGGGGAACTGCTCATCTTAGAAAAACGTGTTGGTCAGAGGCATTCAGAAGAGATATTGCCGATGATTGATCAGCTGATTCTTAAGTCAGGTATCAGTCTCAATCAAATAGATGTCATTGCCTTCGGCGCTGGGCCAGGCTCCTTCACGGGTGTGCGTCTAGCTTGTGGTGTTGCTCAGGGACTCGCCTTTGGCGTTGATGTGCCGGTAGTGCCGGTATCTTCTCTAGAGGCGCTAGCTCAGGCAACAAATTATGACAAAGTGTTGATATGTCAAGATGCGCGGATGAGTCAGGTGTATTCCGCTTCATACAAGCGAAAAGATAAGAGTTGGATACAGTTTACGGAGCCGTGCGTGTGTGATCCCCAAGAAGTTAATGTTCCGTTAGGGGACGGATGGATCGCATGCGGCAGTGGATTTATTTCTTATGCGCAGGAGTTCAAACCTTATTTTGGCTTATCGGGGCTTGTGGTGGACGTAGATTACGCTAGTCCTTCAGCGAAAGAGGTCCTACTCATTGCTGAACGTGAATTTAAAAATGGGCAATGTGTTGCAGCGGAAAATGCGGCTCCAATCTATGTTCGAAATAAAGTAGCACTTACGTTAGATGAACAAGTTTCTCGATAA
- the rimI gene encoding ribosomal protein S18-alanine N-acetyltransferase produces the protein MNKFLDKSNLFVRAMLEADLPSVLEVEKASYAYPWTLLNFTDCLNSGYRCYVLICDGALIAYAVQMAILDEIHLLNLTVSIDFQKKGVGRYLLDSLVSDALALQAVKIILEVRRSNFAAIFLYQSLDFKQIGLRKNYYPGQVGREDAIVMEMLL, from the coding sequence ATGAACAAGTTTCTCGATAAGTCAAATCTATTCGTCAGAGCGATGTTGGAAGCGGATCTGCCCTCGGTTCTGGAAGTAGAGAAAGCGAGTTATGCTTACCCCTGGACGTTATTAAACTTTACCGATTGTTTGAATTCTGGATATCGATGCTATGTTTTGATCTGCGATGGCGCGCTTATCGCCTATGCAGTCCAGATGGCAATTTTGGATGAAATTCATCTGCTTAATTTGACCGTGTCTATTGATTTTCAAAAAAAAGGGGTCGGTCGTTATCTTTTAGATTCGCTAGTTAGTGACGCGCTTGCACTGCAGGCAGTTAAGATTATTTTGGAGGTAAGGCGTTCTAATTTCGCCGCTATATTTTTGTATCAGTCGTTAGATTTTAAGCAGATTGGATTGCGCAAGAATTATTATCCAGGCCAAGTGGGTAGAGAAGATGCAATTGTGATGGAGATGTTGCTGTGA
- a CDS encoding uracil-DNA glycosylase: MSTREEILKELGVTPIWRLGKGSYAGFSTVAEDNGASRLEVKGGVREKVGQLGKGAVSIGKSCVLLNSGSHVVMGSGDRQADWLFVGEALGAEDNISDESFPGELGELLDNMLSAMHLRRDNKVYFLNVVQCRLTNDQGLDPRESASCTQFLRQQIQIIQPSIIVTLGSLSSERLIGLNQDLSEYRQVQHECWGVNLVATYHPQDLLENPLDKANAWKDLCFAINMKNRIERAKATVSADQ; this comes from the coding sequence GTGAGTACGAGAGAAGAAATTTTGAAGGAGCTTGGTGTAACGCCTATCTGGAGGTTAGGTAAGGGTTCTTATGCTGGCTTTAGTACTGTAGCTGAGGATAATGGGGCTTCACGCCTCGAGGTTAAGGGTGGAGTGCGCGAAAAGGTTGGTCAATTGGGCAAAGGCGCGGTAAGTATAGGTAAATCTTGTGTTTTGTTGAATTCGGGTAGTCATGTTGTTATGGGTTCGGGCGACCGCCAAGCGGACTGGTTGTTTGTTGGGGAGGCGTTAGGAGCAGAAGACAATATATCTGACGAGTCTTTTCCTGGAGAGTTAGGAGAACTTCTCGATAACATGTTGTCCGCAATGCATTTACGCCGCGATAACAAAGTCTATTTTTTGAATGTCGTGCAGTGTCGACTTACAAATGACCAAGGTCTTGATCCTCGAGAGAGCGCGTCTTGCACTCAGTTTCTTAGACAACAGATCCAAATTATTCAACCCTCAATCATTGTGACGCTGGGTAGTCTTTCTTCCGAGCGTTTAATCGGACTCAATCAAGACTTGTCGGAATACCGTCAAGTGCAGCATGAATGCTGGGGGGTGAATCTTGTGGCGACTTATCATCCACAGGATTTGCTAGAGAATCCGTTAGATAAAGCGAATGCGTGGAAGGATCTTTGTTTTGCTATCAATATGAAGAATAGAATTGAGCGTGCAAAAGCAACTGTGAGCGCAGATCAATGA
- the alr gene encoding alanine racemase, with the protein MMNARPIQAIINLEAMRHNVAIIKKLAGTSRVFGVVKADGYGHGLSRIYSALSHIDGFAVIEMDAAAYLRAQDARRPILLLEGVFSLQELSCAADLKLDLVVHNIEQIALLEKCRSLHSFHVFLKINTGMNRLGIKADQAIQCHEALCRLPVVERVTAMTHYAEADGPRGIDWQNIQFAQAIGSLDIPVSKSNSAALFRFGANEESWVRPGIVLYGASPMTDVPASSLGLKPVMTLKSGIIGVQEISAGDRVGYGGTYVANRKMKIGIVAGGYGDGYPRSMPNGSPVIVNDIRTTTVGRVSMDTFAVDLTDVPAAGVGSTVVLWGEGLPVDEVAQQIGTIGYELLTRVTTRVPFVVCSD; encoded by the coding sequence ATGATGAATGCAAGACCTATTCAAGCCATAATTAACCTAGAGGCGATGCGTCACAATGTCGCTATAATTAAAAAGCTAGCGGGAACTTCGAGAGTCTTTGGCGTGGTCAAGGCTGATGGATACGGGCATGGATTGAGTCGTATTTATTCTGCGCTTTCTCATATTGATGGATTCGCAGTTATTGAGATGGATGCGGCCGCCTATCTAAGAGCACAGGATGCTCGTCGGCCTATATTATTGCTTGAAGGTGTTTTTAGTTTGCAAGAACTGAGTTGTGCAGCGGATCTTAAGCTTGATTTAGTTGTTCATAATATTGAGCAGATTGCTTTGCTTGAAAAATGCAGATCATTACATTCTTTTCATGTGTTTTTAAAAATAAACACTGGCATGAATCGCCTTGGTATCAAGGCTGATCAAGCGATTCAATGTCATGAAGCGCTTTGTAGGTTGCCTGTGGTTGAGCGGGTGACTGCGATGACGCATTATGCTGAAGCTGACGGCCCTAGAGGAATTGATTGGCAGAATATACAATTTGCACAAGCGATTGGATCTCTGGATATCCCCGTCTCTAAGAGTAATTCTGCGGCATTATTTCGTTTTGGTGCGAACGAGGAGAGTTGGGTAAGGCCTGGCATAGTGCTCTATGGCGCATCGCCAATGACGGATGTCCCTGCGAGTTCCTTAGGGCTGAAACCTGTCATGACACTTAAATCCGGAATAATTGGGGTGCAAGAGATTAGCGCCGGTGATCGGGTAGGGTACGGTGGTACGTATGTAGCGAATCGAAAAATGAAAATCGGAATTGTCGCAGGGGGATATGGCGACGGTTACCCCCGATCGATGCCCAACGGTAGCCCGGTGATTGTTAATGACATTCGAACTACAACGGTAGGACGGGTGTCGATGGACACGTTTGCGGTCGACTTGACTGACGTCCCTGCAGCAGGTGTCGGGTCAACCGTGGTGCTTTGGGGTGAGGGATTACCTGTTGACGAGGTCGCTCAGCAGATTGGGACCATCGGTTACGAACTATTGACCCGGGTAACTACTCGAGTCCCTTTTGTTGTGTGTTCTGACTGA
- the radA gene encoding DNA repair protein RadA yields the protein MSKSKTVFLCSSCGGQTQKWAGQCPHCHEWNVLKETMVNRGGDRYQSLSITDALIPIGAIKASEEARFSTHSSELDRVLGGGLVRGGVVLIGGDPGIGKSTLLLQAMSAMSEHHKAIYVSGEESSQQIGLRAQRLDLKSEKLLLLSEIQINRILETLNREKPDVVVIDSIQTVYSEDIQPAPGSVSQVRECAAQLTRFAKANGTTLLLVGHVTKEGAIAGPRVLEHIVDTVLYFEGDAYSSFRLVRSIKNRFGAANELGVFAMTDRGLRGVANPSALFLSQHGKEVAGCCVMVTQEGSRPLLVELQALVDTSHLANSRRLTVGLEQNRLAMLLAVLHRHAGIAAFDQDIFVNAVGGVRINEPASDLPVLLAIVSSLRGKVVGGKTVAFGEIGLSGEVRAVQRGQDRLKEALKLGFDRAIIPVANAPKTILKGIELIKVEHISQAIDAVF from the coding sequence ATGAGCAAATCTAAGACAGTATTTTTGTGTTCCAGTTGTGGCGGACAGACCCAAAAGTGGGCCGGGCAGTGCCCTCATTGTCATGAGTGGAATGTCCTTAAAGAAACGATGGTAAATCGAGGTGGAGATCGGTATCAGTCTTTAAGTATCACTGATGCGCTGATACCTATAGGCGCGATCAAGGCTTCAGAGGAGGCAAGGTTTTCCACTCATAGCAGCGAGTTGGACCGGGTGCTCGGTGGCGGTCTTGTGAGAGGTGGCGTGGTTCTTATCGGCGGCGACCCAGGAATCGGAAAGTCGACATTATTGCTCCAAGCCATGAGTGCGATGAGTGAACACCATAAGGCCATTTATGTCAGCGGTGAGGAGTCATCGCAACAGATTGGACTCAGAGCGCAGCGGTTAGATTTGAAATCGGAAAAGTTGCTGCTGCTATCGGAAATCCAAATCAACAGAATTCTTGAAACCTTAAATCGAGAAAAGCCTGATGTTGTGGTCATCGATTCAATTCAGACGGTCTATTCCGAGGACATACAGCCTGCGCCAGGTAGCGTGTCCCAGGTGCGAGAGTGCGCAGCGCAACTGACGCGCTTTGCTAAAGCGAATGGCACAACATTGTTGTTGGTCGGTCATGTGACGAAAGAGGGCGCTATTGCCGGACCTCGTGTGCTTGAACATATCGTTGATACGGTTTTGTACTTCGAGGGAGATGCTTACTCGAGTTTTCGTTTGGTTCGTTCGATTAAAAATCGATTTGGAGCGGCTAATGAGCTGGGTGTTTTTGCGATGACAGATCGAGGTTTACGTGGTGTGGCTAACCCATCTGCGTTATTTTTGTCACAGCACGGAAAAGAAGTTGCTGGTTGTTGTGTCATGGTGACGCAAGAAGGTAGTCGTCCTCTTTTAGTGGAGCTACAGGCGCTTGTTGACACCTCCCATTTGGCTAACTCACGACGACTTACCGTTGGGCTGGAGCAAAATCGATTGGCTATGTTGCTTGCGGTTTTGCATCGACATGCAGGCATAGCAGCGTTCGATCAGGATATTTTTGTTAATGCGGTTGGCGGTGTCAGAATCAATGAGCCGGCATCAGATTTGCCGGTCCTTTTGGCTATTGTGTCATCATTGAGAGGAAAAGTGGTTGGTGGTAAAACTGTAGCGTTCGGCGAGATCGGCCTATCTGGTGAGGTCAGAGCGGTACAGCGTGGTCAGGATCGTTTAAAAGAAGCACTCAAGCTTGGCTTTGATCGAGCCATTATACCCGTAGCAAATGCTCCTAAAACCATTTTAAAGGGTATCGAGTTAATCAAGGTAGAGCACATTAGCCAAGCCATTGATGCGGTGTTTTAG
- a CDS encoding acyl-CoA synthetase: MRDAFNRELKKLKGNYASLSPISLMSWAADVYPDRLAVVYGGQKQTWKETYTRCRQFASALVRLGLEYGDTVAIMAPNTPAMFEAHFGIPMAGGIINALNTRLDSGAIAFMLQHGGAKVLLVDREYHAVVNAALSTLKQKPLLIDIADANFAELPPASDIEYEAFIASGDSFFKQKLPEDEWDAIALSYTSGTTGDPKGVVTHHRGAYLNALGNVVTWTMPYFSRYLWTLPMFHCNGWCFPWTLAAVAGTSICLRRVESDVIFDLMRDHDVTHMCGAPVVYNTLINASAGGGQKLKSRVKGMIAGAAPPRSVIEGAELLGVDLTHVYGLTEVYGPAAVCAQHPEWEDLSLEERAQKNGRQGVRYVVQEGMDVLDIETMLPVARDGKTMGEICFRGNITMKGYLKNPNATQSAFNGGWFHTGDLAIIDTFGYVTIKDRSKDIIISGGENISTIEIEDVLCQDSRILEAAVVAQADEKWGEVPCAFVTLKSAEEVLTEDDVIAFCRKRLAHYKCPKRVIFGLLPKTSTGKIQKAALRERLREVDQ, from the coding sequence ATGCGTGACGCGTTTAATCGAGAGCTAAAAAAACTCAAAGGAAATTATGCGTCTTTATCTCCGATTTCTCTTATGTCGTGGGCTGCAGATGTTTATCCAGACCGTCTGGCGGTTGTCTATGGAGGACAGAAGCAAACATGGAAAGAAACTTATACGCGATGTAGGCAGTTCGCCTCCGCGTTAGTGAGGCTTGGTTTGGAGTATGGCGATACGGTCGCGATTATGGCACCCAATACGCCCGCAATGTTTGAGGCCCATTTCGGGATACCAATGGCGGGTGGCATTATTAATGCGTTGAATACGCGTTTAGATTCTGGAGCGATTGCGTTTATGCTTCAACATGGAGGTGCCAAGGTTTTGTTGGTCGATCGAGAGTATCACGCCGTGGTCAATGCCGCGTTGTCAACGTTGAAGCAAAAACCGCTATTGATTGATATCGCCGATGCGAACTTTGCTGAGTTACCGCCGGCGAGTGATATTGAATATGAAGCGTTCATTGCAAGTGGGGATTCGTTTTTTAAGCAGAAATTGCCGGAGGATGAGTGGGATGCGATTGCCTTGTCCTATACGTCTGGAACCACTGGTGACCCCAAGGGCGTTGTGACGCATCATCGAGGCGCTTATTTGAACGCTCTTGGTAATGTGGTGACATGGACTATGCCCTATTTTTCAAGATACTTGTGGACGCTACCAATGTTTCACTGTAACGGTTGGTGTTTTCCTTGGACGTTGGCAGCTGTTGCTGGAACAAGTATTTGCCTTCGGCGAGTTGAGTCTGATGTCATCTTCGATTTAATGCGAGACCATGATGTCACGCATATGTGCGGCGCACCGGTGGTTTATAACACCTTGATAAACGCCTCAGCCGGTGGAGGTCAAAAGCTCAAATCACGAGTCAAGGGGATGATTGCAGGCGCAGCTCCTCCAAGATCGGTCATTGAGGGTGCGGAGCTTTTGGGTGTGGACTTGACCCATGTGTATGGCTTGACCGAAGTGTATGGCCCAGCTGCGGTGTGCGCTCAGCACCCTGAGTGGGAGGATCTCTCATTGGAGGAGCGTGCTCAAAAAAATGGTCGGCAGGGTGTGCGGTATGTCGTGCAAGAAGGAATGGATGTATTGGATATCGAAACAATGCTTCCCGTCGCCCGTGACGGGAAGACCATGGGGGAAATTTGTTTTCGCGGCAACATCACAATGAAAGGGTACTTGAAAAACCCGAATGCTACGCAATCCGCATTCAATGGAGGTTGGTTCCATACCGGTGATTTGGCCATCATTGATACGTTTGGTTACGTTACGATTAAAGATCGATCCAAAGATATCATCATATCAGGAGGTGAAAACATATCAACGATCGAGATTGAGGATGTTCTTTGTCAGGACAGTCGTATCCTTGAGGCGGCAGTTGTGGCTCAGGCTGATGAGAAGTGGGGTGAAGTTCCTTGCGCTTTCGTTACCTTGAAGTCAGCGGAAGAGGTGCTGACTGAGGACGATGTGATTGCGTTTTGTCGAAAACGCCTTGCTCATTATAAATGCCCGAAAAGGGTGATTTTCGGTTTACTGCCAAAGACGTCAACGGGAAAGATTCAAAAGGCGGCACTCAGGGAGCGGCTACGAGAAGTAGATCAGTAA
- a CDS encoding electron transfer flavoprotein subunit beta/FixA family protein, producing MKVLIPVKRVVDYNVKIRVKADQSGVEMANVKMSMNPFDEIAVEEAMRLKEAGLVTEIVAVSIGPTACQETLRTALALGADRAIHVETDQETQPLGVAKVLAKLVDREAPRAVIMGKQAIDDDFNQTGQMLAAKLGWSQATFASKVEIEGDAALVTREIDGGLETIKVTLPTVITTDLRLNEPRYVTLPNIMKAKKKVIDKVTPEELGVDIAPRLKTIKVTEPPQRIAGQKVGSIEELLDKLKNEAKVI from the coding sequence ATGAAGGTTTTAATTCCAGTAAAGCGGGTTGTTGACTACAACGTCAAGATTAGGGTTAAGGCAGACCAAAGCGGAGTCGAAATGGCTAACGTGAAAATGTCAATGAATCCTTTTGATGAAATTGCTGTTGAAGAGGCGATGCGTCTTAAAGAGGCAGGGCTTGTTACCGAAATTGTTGCTGTGTCTATAGGGCCAACGGCTTGCCAAGAGACACTTCGCACGGCGCTTGCGCTTGGCGCAGATCGTGCGATCCATGTTGAGACGGATCAAGAAACACAACCTTTGGGGGTTGCTAAAGTTCTAGCAAAGTTGGTGGATAGAGAAGCGCCTAGAGCAGTTATTATGGGTAAACAAGCTATTGATGATGACTTCAATCAAACCGGTCAAATGCTTGCAGCAAAGCTCGGATGGTCGCAGGCTACGTTTGCTTCAAAAGTAGAGATAGAAGGTGATGCGGCGTTAGTAACGCGCGAGATTGATGGTGGACTGGAAACGATTAAGGTAACGCTCCCTACGGTAATCACAACTGACTTAAGACTCAATGAGCCCAGATATGTGACGCTACCCAATATTATGAAGGCTAAAAAGAAAGTCATAGATAAAGTGACGCCTGAGGAACTTGGAGTGGATATAGCTCCGAGACTTAAAACGATCAAAGTGACTGAGCCTCCACAGCGCATTGCAGGTCAGAAGGTTGGCTCTATTGAAGAGCTATTGGATAAACTTAAAAATGAAGCGAAGGTGATTTGA
- a CDS encoding FAD-binding protein, producing MATLIIAEHDNMAIKGAVLNTVTAGQKLGKEIHILVAGFECALVAEAASKLAGVTKVLLADAEYFKNGLAEDVADIVVTVAENYSHILAPATSFGKNVMPRVAALLDVAQISDVVVVQSEDTFIRPIYAGNALATLVASDSIKVITVRTTGFDVCAAEGGSGIVESIDVLRSKNLSSLIRQELTKSARPELIAARVIVSGGRGMGSAENFSLLEALADKLGAAVGASRAAVDSGFVPNDYQVGQTGKIVAPELYIAVGISGAIQHLAGMKDSKIIVAINKDEEAPIFQVADYGFVGDLFEAVPELTNLI from the coding sequence ATGGCCACACTGATTATTGCGGAACACGATAACATGGCAATTAAAGGAGCCGTGCTCAATACGGTTACTGCTGGACAAAAATTAGGTAAAGAGATTCATATCTTGGTGGCGGGTTTTGAATGTGCGTTAGTCGCTGAGGCTGCGTCTAAACTAGCTGGTGTTACCAAAGTATTGTTAGCTGATGCCGAATATTTTAAAAATGGTTTGGCAGAAGACGTGGCTGACATTGTGGTGACTGTAGCTGAGAATTATTCTCATATTCTTGCGCCAGCTACGAGTTTTGGAAAAAATGTGATGCCTCGTGTTGCTGCACTTCTTGATGTGGCACAAATTTCTGATGTTGTAGTAGTGCAGAGCGAAGACACGTTTATAAGGCCAATTTATGCTGGAAACGCCTTAGCTACGTTGGTAGCATCCGATTCGATCAAGGTGATTACTGTTAGAACAACAGGATTTGATGTTTGTGCTGCTGAAGGTGGAAGTGGCATAGTTGAGTCCATTGATGTGTTGAGGAGTAAAAATTTGAGCTCATTAATCAGGCAAGAATTGACGAAATCAGCCAGGCCTGAGTTAATTGCTGCAAGAGTCATTGTTTCTGGCGGACGAGGTATGGGAAGTGCGGAAAATTTTTCACTCTTAGAAGCGCTTGCAGATAAATTAGGGGCCGCCGTTGGAGCATCTCGGGCCGCAGTTGATTCTGGGTTTGTGCCCAATGATTATCAAGTGGGGCAAACTGGAAAAATAGTTGCACCTGAACTCTACATTGCAGTTGGTATTTCTGGAGCCATTCAACATTTAGCAGGAATGAAAGATAGCAAGATCATTGTGGCAATCAATAAAGATGAGGAGGCGCCTATTTTTCAAGTGGCTGACTACGGTTTCGTTGGGGACCTATTTGAAGCTGTTCCAGAGCTTACGAACTTAATTTAG